The following is a genomic window from Onthophagus taurus isolate NC chromosome 1, IU_Otau_3.0, whole genome shotgun sequence.
TAAAACAGTAATTGTGTGGTCAAATAAACTTGAAGGATTATTAAAGTATAGTCATAGTGATGCTATACAATGTTTGGCTTATAATCCTTTATCTCACCAATTAGCTTCGTGTGCTTTAAGTGATTTCGCTTTTTGGAGTGTTGAACAAAAAGCCGTACAAAAACATAAAGTTAATGCAAGAATAAATGCGTGTTCTTGGACTAATGATGGACAGTATTTAGCATTAGGGTTAGGAAATGGAACTATTTCTATTAGAAATAAGTTAGGGGAAGAAAAAGGGAGGATTGAAAGACAAGAATCTTTACCGATTTGGGCTTTATCTTGGAGTACTCTACGCGATGACGTTGATACACTTTGTGTAactgattttaataaaacattatcgTTTTATACTTTAGGCGGGAAATTAGTTGGGAAAGAAAGAAATATAGGTTTTGATGCTTTAAAAGTTAGTTATTTCCCTAAAGgagaatatattttaatttctggAACTAATAAATGTTGTAACATGTATACAAAAGATGGAATTAAATTGGGAGTCATTGCTGATCAACAAGAATCATGGGTTTGGTGTACTGCTGTTCAtccttcatcaaattttgttgtaaggttattttatgaaactttttaattacacTGTGCTGCAAGATATTCTACAGTTGATGAGTTGAGTGTTAATTTTGGGTTGCTGATTTCAAATATGCCTTCCATTTTTCTGTAACatgtcgtttttttttatttaggtgTCACATGATTTTATAGGGCAACTGTAGATGCAATGAATTTGATATTTGGCACCTTGATATAAGGTGAAGAGATCTACCTTTTAGTGGTACTGTCATGTTTGTACCACTTCCGCCTACACCGGAAATTATTACTGACATCactatttttatgaaaattttaaaattttatttagcaGTTGGTTATATTATGTAATcctaaataacttttatttgaaaattttttttacctcatttataatttcccagaaaaaaaataaacgaattGAAAAACACTTTGGAATTACATGCTTTTTGTTAAGGTCAGCTGGGATAAAACGGGTATAGCGGAGTAAAGcaacattaataatattaacataaaaaatatttttaaatgtatattaaaatgttgccaacagtttttaaaactggtttttaaaaaaatgttgccaACAGTTTTTAAAACCGGTTACACCCCACTATACCAGTGTAATGTTATGTAGTGAGAaacatgaataaaaaaaaacgtgacgtgttacaaaaaaattggaaGGCATATTTGAAATCAGCAACAAATAATTAACCAAAACCACTCAACTTATCTACTGTACacaaagaaaagttaaaatttgcaGCACagtgttattaataaataattttttttaggctATTGGGTGCCAAGATGGAACTTTAGCTTACtaccaattaaattttaacaccGTTCATGGTTTATATCGAGATCGTTACGCTtacagggaaaatatgaccgACGTAATTATTCAACATCTCCTAACAGAACAAAAAGTTCGTATTAAATGTcgcgatttaattaaaaaaatcgcaattttTAAGCATCGATTAGCTGTACAACTTCCAGAACGTGTTGTTATTTACGAATTGTATTCAAATGATATAAACGACATGCATTATagagtaaaagaaaaaattactCAAAGACTTGATTGTAACTTATTAGTAGTTTGTTCGGAACATTTAGTTATATGCCAAGAAAAATGTCTACAAAGCATTAATTTTTTGGGGGTTAAAGATAGAGAATGGGTTTTTGATAGTCCAATaaagtatataaaaataattggagGTCCACCTCGACAAGAAGGGTTAATATTAGGCTTAAAAAATGGACAAGTTTGGCAAGTTCATTTAGACAATTCTTTTCcccttttaaaaatcaccatACAATCGCCTATACGTTGCTTAGATTTAAGCCaacataaaaagaaacttGCTGTTGTAGATGATATTGGAACGCTACAAGTTTTTAATACCATCAATAgtgaattattatttcaagtattatttaatttaaaaataaaattattaaattaataaatattattttaggaGCCGCATATAAACAGTGTAGCTTGGAACAATCAATACGAAGAAATGCTAGCTTTTACTGGTCAAGATAATCTtgcaataaaagttttagatTTCCCCGCCCATAAACAAAAACTTCACGGTTTCGTAGTCGGTTTATCAGGCTCAAaagtattttgtttaaacgGCCCGACAATGAACACATTCGAAATGCCACTTGGAGCCCCAATGTATCAATACATTGacaagaaaatgtttcaagatgCTTATAAAGTGGCTTGTTTAGGCGTTACCGATGGGGATTGGGAAGAATTGGGACATGCAGCTTTAGAAAATTTAGATTTCGAAGTTGCTCGATTAGCTTTTATAAAACTAAtggattttaattatttggaaTTAATCAGGGATTTACAGGATCGACAAAAAAAGGGGGATAATAACAAAGAGTGCATGGTTGCTGATATTTATGCTTATCGAGGAAAGTTTAAAGAGGCTGCTAGAATGTATCAAAAAGCTGGATTTGAACATAAAGCTTTAACTATGTATACTGATTTAAGAATGTTTGATTTAGCACAAGTAAGTAATTGCAAGGTTATCAAAGTAAATGGGatcataaaatttggtttgtaGGATTATTTGGGATCAGGAGATAACACAAGTTTAATCAGACAAAAAGCAGATTGGGCTAAAAACATAAACGAACATAAAGCAGCTGTTGATATGTATCTTTCAATTGGAGATACTCAATCAGCGATAGAAATTCTTTCAGAACGTGGTTGGTCAGAacagtaaatattttaatttatttataacaaatcaCTATGTTAATTTtacctaatttttttagattaatagATTTAGGTCGGAAAATCGACAAATCCGACCGTGCTTCACTTTTAGCGATAGCAGAACACTTAAAGCAATTAAGACATTCAAGCGCTGCCGCGGAACTTTATAAAAGACTCGGCGATTCAGCTGCAGTCTTAACATTACATGTCGAAGCAAAAGAATGGGCTCAAGCTTTTAGTTTAATACAATCACAACCTCAATATAAAGCGCTAGTTTATGTTCCTTACGCTCATTGGTTAGCCGAAAACGATAAATTCGTCCAAGCtcaaaaagctttttataaAGCTGGACAACCAGATGAAGCGTTTCGGGTTTTACAGCAATTAACGGAAAACGCTGTCGTTGAAAACCGATTCCAAGACGCCGGTTATTATTACTGGATTTTATCGAGACAATGTTTGGAGTTGGCCCAAGAAAATAATGAGACCCAACAAAACGAAATGAtaaagaaattcttaaaaaatgagCATTTAGCGAATATTTATTATGCGTATCATACGGTGTATCAGTATTTGGAGGAACCTTTTACGTCTTATATGCCAGAAGCTTTGTTTAATATAGCTCGATTTTTGATGATTGAAACGAATGTTGATcgaccaaaaaaaatttcacaattgtaaaaaaatattgatttaaaaaaattaatttttaatttaatacatttttagtgCTATTTTATATTGTTTGGCGAAACAAGCTCGAAAATTAGGTGCTAACAAATTAGCTAAacaactttttgaaaaaatacaacatttaaaaatcCCGAAAAGATTCGAAGAACAAGTTGAAGTTGCTACAATATCTTCTAGAGCCCGACCATA
Proteins encoded in this region:
- the LOC111421076 gene encoding intraflagellar transport protein 122 homolog, yielding MRSIPKWVDKIQDTDKQEQCIYDLCFNPDGSQLIVASGNRVLVYDTSDGTLLQPLKGHKDTVYAVSYAKNGQKFASGSADKTVIVWSNKLEGLLKYSHSDAIQCLAYNPLSHQLASCALSDFAFWSVEQKAVQKHKVNARINACSWTNDGQYLALGLGNGTISIRNKLGEEKGRIERQESLPIWALSWSTLRDDVDTLCVTDFNKTLSFYTLGGKLVGKERNIGFDALKVSYFPKGEYILISGTNKCCNMYTKDGIKLGVIADQQESWVWCTAVHPSSNFVAIGCQDGTLAYYQLNFNTVHGLYRDRYAYRENMTDVIIQHLLTEQKVRIKCRDLIKKIAIFKHRLAVQLPERVVIYELYSNDINDMHYRVKEKITQRLDCNLLVVCSEHLVICQEKCLQSINFLGVKDREWVFDSPIKYIKIIGGPPRQEGLILGLKNGQVWQVHLDNSFPLLKITIQSPIRCLDLSQHKKKLAVVDDIGTLQVFNTINSELLFQEPHINSVAWNNQYEEMLAFTGQDNLAIKVLDFPAHKQKLHGFVVGLSGSKVFCLNGPTMNTFEMPLGAPMYQYIDKKMFQDAYKVACLGVTDGDWEELGHAALENLDFEVARLAFIKLMDFNYLELIRDLQDRQKKGDNNKECMVADIYAYRGKFKEAARMYQKAGFEHKALTMYTDLRMFDLAQDYLGSGDNTSLIRQKADWAKNINEHKAAVDMYLSIGDTQSAIEILSERGWSEQLIDLGRKIDKSDRASLLAIAEHLKQLRHSSAAAELYKRLGDSAAVLTLHVEAKEWAQAFSLIQSQPQYKALVYVPYAHWLAENDKFVQAQKAFYKAGQPDEAFRVLQQLTENAVVENRFQDAGYYYWILSRQCLELAQENNETQQNEMIKKFLKNEHLANIYYAYHTVYQYLEEPFTSYMPEALFNIARFLMIETNVDRPKKISQFAILYCLAKQARKLGANKLAKQLFEKIQHLKIPKRFEEQVEVATISSRARPYSDPEELLPMCYRCSTYNQLSTTVNKCVHCGQKFVHSFVSFETLPLVEFELEDGITDTEAIRLIETPDSKEEVENWKQEINETQQTLKLDEPSVDPFTTRLINFEDDDSNKLPVILNREALLSLDSTSVLICKWQPPLKYQYFRNVLPDVQITMCYSCFKAFHVDDFELQVLRKGYCPFCRAQPDNNLGSDSTDDILGF